The DNA sequence GCCCGGTGAGGCCGCCCTCGTCGAGCGGTACCCGGACGATGACGCCGACACCGTGCTCGGCGCACGCCGGCAGGAAGCTCTCCTCCGGGGTCTGGTGGAACACGTTGTAGATGAGCTGTACGGCGTCGACGTGTCCACTGCGGACAAGTTCGAGGACGCTCTCCGGCTGGTAGTCGTTGATGGACACCCCGAAGAAGCGGATCTTGCCTTCCTGCTTCAGTGCGGCGATCGTCTCCAGCCAGTCGCCGCGCCCGACCCACTCGTCCTGCCACACGTGGAACTGGAGCACGTCGAAGGCGTCCAGGCCGGACGCGCGCAGGCTGGTCTCCAGGCTCTCGCGGATGTGTGCGCCCGGGAACGCCTCGTCGGGGTGGACCCCGGTCGGCGCCGGCCAGATCATGTTCGCCGGCGGCACCTTGGTCGCCACGTACACCGGGTCGCCGCGGTGGGCGCGTACGACCTGACCGACGAGGCGCTCGCTCTCACCGTATCCGCGGGCCGTGTCGATGAAGTTGACGCCCTGCTCGATCGCGGTGTGCAGGGCCCGTAACGACTCCTGCTCCTGCGCGCCGACCCAGTAGAGGCCGCCGATACCCCAGGCTCCGTAACCGATTTCGGAAACCCGCAGGCCGGTCCGGCCGAGTGGACGGTACTGCACGTTCAACCTCCAGGGGATGTGGTGACCGGGGGACGGACCCCGCCGGGCGCGCCGACGATAGCAACGGTGGAAGCACTTTCAGTGACCTGACTCGCCATCGGCGACGATGATTCCGGCGGCCACCGCCCGTCGGACCGCGTCCACCCGCGACCGCGCGTCGAGCTTGGCGTAGATGTTCGTCAGATGCCGTTTGACGGTCGCCTGGGTGACCCCCAGCCGCCCGGCGATCGCGGCGTTGCTCATCCCGGCGGCGACCAGCCGGAGGATCTCGCGTTCGCGGGCGGTCGGCGAGCGGTCTCCGGCCGGCCCGGCGGCACCCGGCGCGACCCGTCCGCCCGCCGGCTGGCCACCGAACCGTCCCAGCGTCCGTCGGGAGACCGACAGCAGCACCGTCTGCGCGTCACGGCACACCGACCGCGCGGCGGCCAGCAACTCGTCGAGCAGGATCGCCTTGGTCAGGTAGGCGGCTGCGCCGCTGTCGAAGACCTCGCGCATCAGGCTGTCGTCGTCGTGCATGGTGAGCACGATGACCCTGGTCTGCGGACGGGACAGGTGTACCTGCCGGATGACGGCGGCGGCTCCGGGGCCGGGCATCTCGACGTCGAGCAGCAGGACGTCCGGCCGGTGCTGCACGGCGACCGCGACGGCCTGGTCGCCGGTGGCGGCCTCGCCGACGACGACGAACCCGTCGTCGGTGGAGAGCAGTTCGCGGATCCCCTCGCGGAAGAGGGCGTGGTCGTCGGCGAGCGCGACGCGGATGGGGTCCGCGGCGACCGGCGCGGTCACGGCCGGGTTCCGGGCAGCGGTACGGCGACCGTGACGGTCGTGCCGTGTCCGGCCACGCTCGACAGCCGCAACGTGCCGCGCAACAATTCGGCCCGGTCGCGCATGGACAGTAATCCGCCGTAGGAGGTGGCGACGGCGGCCGATTGGTCGAAGCCTCTCCCGTCGTCGGTCACCGACGCGTCGATGCGGTTTCCGTTGATTCCGAGCCGGATTCGGAGTTCCGTCGGATCGGAGTGCCGTACGGCATTCCGGACGGCTTCACACAGAATCAGATACAGTTCC is a window from the Polymorphospora rubra genome containing:
- a CDS encoding aldo/keto reductase; amino-acid sequence: MQYRPLGRTGLRVSEIGYGAWGIGGLYWVGAQEQESLRALHTAIEQGVNFIDTARGYGESERLVGQVVRAHRGDPVYVATKVPPANMIWPAPTGVHPDEAFPGAHIRESLETSLRASGLDAFDVLQFHVWQDEWVGRGDWLETIAALKQEGKIRFFGVSINDYQPESVLELVRSGHVDAVQLIYNVFHQTPEESFLPACAEHGVGVIVRVPLDEGGLTGQITASTTFPEDDFRNNYFAGDRPAQVERRVDALVADLEVPRDRLAELALRFVLDAPEVSTIIPGMRSVRNVERNVAVSDGRPLPAEQRATLAKHRWERNFYQP
- a CDS encoding response regulator, with the translated sequence MTAPVAADPIRVALADDHALFREGIRELLSTDDGFVVVGEAATGDQAVAVAVQHRPDVLLLDVEMPGPGAAAVIRQVHLSRPQTRVIVLTMHDDDSLMREVFDSGAAAYLTKAILLDELLAAARSVCRDAQTVLLSVSRRTLGRFGGQPAGGRVAPGAAGPAGDRSPTAREREILRLVAAGMSNAAIAGRLGVTQATVKRHLTNIYAKLDARSRVDAVRRAVAAGIIVADGESGH